CATTCCGGTATTATCTAATAGTAAAGATATTATTATTTACAATTCAAATTAGTTAATCATTATTCATGAGAATGCGGATGAAAAATATGACTAAAACACAGGTTTAGAAAAAATGGAAGGAAAAACACTTGATACCAGTCAGCTCACCAAAATAATGATTATAGCAATTGTTGCAACTCTCGTGCTGGTCGCGGCTGTCAGTGCATTATATGTAATAAAAATATTTTCAAATGACAATAATGATGATACTTTTCTGCCAGATGAAAATATTATAAAAACAACAATTCCAACACAAATTCCATCTCCGGTACCTGATGCAAACACTCCTGAAATAAGTGATCCAACAATATATCAGACTGCAGATCAGTCTTCAAACATATTTACAATGCCGGTTGACAAAAGCGCTGATGACAAAGTACGGGTTGTTGACAACTATACTCCAAACGATCCATATTTTTCACCACCTGAGTTTAACACAACATCAGCTGATTATAGTCTTTCCCTGGATTTTTATAAACTTCTTTATGAAAATAAAATAAAAGACATGAAATACACTCCGTTAAGTGTAGTTGTTAATGTTGGAAAAGGGCCTTTGGTAGTTAATTTCAAAATTTCAAATGTTAAAGTGACAACAGGGAAATCCTCAACAGGAGGAGGAAGCAGTCCGAAATACAGTTCAGGTGTTCACACATTTACAGGTGTTCCAACCGAAGTGCCTTTCTATTCATTTCTAAATATAAGAGTTTCAGACAACATGACAGGAGAACTCTTAAAAGAAGGCGGATTTAGCAGACAATTTCCATCCACCGATGAACAAGATATCTTCATCTATGAAACAGGAGAATTTAGAATTGATCTCTACGGAAGCGGTCTTGATACTGATCTTAAAATCTTTTCAGGGACAGTACCTGAAAATCCGGACGCAATTCCTGTTGATTCTGCAGCATCTGTTAAATTTTCTGAACTAGGGAAAAGTGAAGAATCATCAAATGCTAAAAACACAGCACCTCCTGAAGAGGAATGGTGGTGAAAGATTTAGATGTCTGATATAATTTTAGCATCTGAAAGAGAAAAAAAACCGGAATTAAAACCTGATTCTAAAAAAGATACTGAATCAGAATCATGCACAAGAATTTCAGAACCAAAAGATAAAAGTGATAATTCTGACTTTGAATATGACTTTGAATTTGAATCAGCTGAACCTTTAGATGAATCTCTAATTAAAACTTCTATTGAGAGTGAAAATTTAAGGGAATATAAAAAAAAGCCTGTTTCAGACACTAATAACAAAAAAACAAATGAATTATTCAAGTCTGCAAATGATTTGCGGAGTAAATTATTTTCAGGTAAAGAAAAGGATGATAATGAATTAAAAAACAAAAAAACAAACCGGTTAAAAAAGGCAGTCAGTTATAAAAATTTCATTTTGAAATCCGGTAATAAAAGAGAATTATCTGATATAAGCGATACGAAAAAAAAGGATATTGAAAACGATACATCTAATATAAAAAAATCAGCTCTTAAAAATTACCTTGAATCAATAAGTGAAATTACATCGGTTTTAAATCCAAAAAACCAGGCAGTTTATCCAGAATTAAAACCACATATATTTGACTATCCCCCCGTTCCTGATATAAAAGACTTCAAAGGAGAAACAGATGATGAGATACTTGACCGCTACTGGTTAAAACCTCCTCATTCTTATGCAGTTATTATAAATGACAAAGACAAAAACAGAAAATATCTTGTATTTGAACCAAAAATATCTGAAAAAGAACATTTAATTCTTGAAGAAACTGATGCACAGCTTAGATCAGCAATCCTTTATGACCGAAATCTTCAAAAAGAAGAGCTTAAATTTGATTCTGAGATGATTCTTCGCATAATAAAAAATCTTGATCCGGAAATTACTCCTAATAGAACAGGAATAATATGCTATTATCTGGAGAGAAATTTCCAGGGCTACGGGAAGCTTGATCCTCTGATGCATGACGAGGGAATTGAGGATATAACATGCAACGGCCCTGACATTCCTGTCTTCATATTCCACAGGAAATACTCAAATCTGCCTGTAAATATTTTATTTGACGCAAATGAACTGAATAAATTTGTCCTTAAAATTGCACAAAAAGCCGATAAACAGCTTTCATTAACAGCTCCACTGGTTGATGCCGCTCTTCCTGAAGGAGCGCGTGCACAGATTACGTATACCGACGTTGTCTCCTCAAAAGGAAGTTCATTTACAATAAGAAAATTTAAGGCAGATCCTATGACGCCTGTTGACTTAATTGACTACGGGACGTATGATGCGGAAATTTTAGCATTCATATGGCTTTGTGTTGAAAACAGAAAAAGCGCAATTGTTGTTGGGGGAACCGCATCAGGAAAAACTTCAATGATGAACGCATTTTCACTTTTTATCCCTCATTTTGCAAAAATTGTTTCAATTGAAGATACCCGTGAGATTCAGATGCCACATAAAAACTGGCTTCCGATGAAGACACGTGAGAGTGCCTCAGAATCAGGAAAGGGAAATGTCGATATGTTCTCGCTTTTAAAAACAGCGCTCAGGCAAAGACCTGAATATATAATTGTCGGAGAAGTAAGAGGCGCTGAAGCCCAGACTCTTTTTCAGGCAATGAACACAGGACACACTACATACTCAACTTTGCATGCAGGAGGTGTTGAACAGGCAATTAACCGACTGACAACAAACCCGATTAATGTACCTGTCGCAATGTTTGGAGCACTTGACCTGATGATAATCCAGCAACTCCAGTATATAGGCGGAAGAATGGTCAGGCGTTGTATAACAATAGATGAGGTTGTGGCAGAAAAAGATCAGATCTCTTATAATGTGCTTTACAAATGGAATCCTGCAAAGGATAATTTCAGAAGAGTTGCCAAAGAATCAAGAATAATAAATGAGATTGCATATAGTCATGGCTGGAGTATTGATGAAACCCTAAGACAGGTGGAAATCAGAAAAGAGATTCTTGAGGGTCTTTTGAGGCATAATATCCGAAATTCGGATGAGATAACAAAAGTGTTTGACGAATTTTCAAAGAGCGGCAGATATGAATTTACAGAATAATTTTCTTATATCCTCCCTAAACACAGAAGAGTTTCAAAAATCTCTTAAGGCAGCTCATATCCCTGTACCTGCGGCAGAATACCTTCTGCTTTTAATTCTTGGAACTGTTCTTGCAGGGATGAACTATATACTGATAGTCAATTTTTTGATACTTCTTGAAATAGAGATAAACCCGATATCATTTCTGCCGCTACAGACAACAGCTGTTCTTTTATTCTTTGTTCTTGTCTTAGGGATATTCCTCTTTGCATATATGTATCCGCAGACCATTGCAACAGGAAGAAAGACCAAAATTGAGCTTGAACTTCCATATGCAATAACATACATGCAGGCTCTTTCTACAACAATGACACTATTTTCCATTTTTAAGAGTGTTGCTGAGAACAAAGATCTCTATGGCGAGGTTTCAGAGGAGTGCGGTATGATAGTAAGGGATGTTGAATATTTCGGCGATGACCTTCTGACAGCTATGAGAAACTTACAGGAATACACACCATCTCCTAATTTTTCAGAACTTTTAAATGATTTAGCAATGGTTTTTAAGACAGGCGGCAGTATGACAGACTTTTTTGCCTCAAAATCTGCACATTTCCGCGAAACTGCAATGCAGGAACTTGAAAACACATTAAAAACAATGGAGATTATGGCGGAGATTTATGTAACCGCATTTGTTGCAGGTCCTATTGCAATTATGATAATGATTGTTGCACAAAATCTCTCCGGACAATCAACAATAGATCTTTTAGAGCCTCTTATGTACATTGGCCTTCCTATTGGTGCTACTGCCATGATCTTTCTTTTATACATCATGATGCCGCCCGACAGCCTGTCTGTCAGCAAAAAAGAGGTTGCACAGGCAGAATACATAGATACCAATATAGAAAAAGACAATCCTGAAATTATTGATGATAAATTTCTAAAAAATCTTCAGGCTAAAAAGCAGGCTATTAAAATAAAATCAATTTTGAGAAATCCACTTAGATACTATGTATCCGACTACCAGTATGGTCTTGTTTTTGGAATGCTTCTTGCATTTGTAGTGCTTCTTTTGCATATGAATGGTTTTATTGCAGAAATATTTCCAGATTATTCATTTGAAGCATTTATCTGTATCATGCTCATTGCATTTATGCTTCCAATAACATTTGCATATGAAGCCAGAAACTGGTATCTTAAGAGATTTGAATCCCAGCTTCCCGGATTTCTTAGGGAAATTTCCGATATGAAAGATATGGGAATGACACTTCAAAGTGCTATTCATATAATTGCACAAAGCAAAATAGGAGTTTTAACATCAGAAGTTAAAATTGCATCAGAAGAAATTAAGATGGGTACAAGCGTTTCCGGTGCATTGTACAAACTTGAAGAAAGAATTGGTCTTGTATCTGTTAAAAGAGCAATATCCCTTGTTATTAAGGCAAGTGAAATCACAGATCACCTGAGAGAAATTCTTGCAATTGCTGTAGGCGACCTTGAACACTACCTGAAGATGAAAAACGAAAGATTTGGTGTGTCTTTTATCTATGTCGCAATAATTTATCTATCATATGGAATATTTCTTTATTCTGCATACCAGTTAAACGTCTCATTTGTGGAAAGTTTTAAGGATTTTGATATTAATTTCAACCTTGCCGCTAACATCTCGGAAATGTTTCACATATCAATTATTCTTGGTTTTTTTTCAGGAATTATGGCAGGACAGCTTAGCTCAAATAACATCCTTGCAGGATTAAAGCACAGCATGGTTTTCATGGCGGCATCGCTTGTTTTGTTCGCGGTTATAATACAGGTATAAATTTAAAGGAGGTTTCTAATATGAAAAAAAGAACCAATGAATTAAATTTTTTGAAGAGAGCCGAAGAGGGAGTATCTCCTGTTATTGGAGAGATGCTTATGTTAAGTCTTGTTTTAATCCTTGTCTCTCTCTTTGCAGTTTCTGCAGGGCAATACATTCCACAGGACAGGGAGCCTTCCTTAACTATAATGACAACAGGGAATCCGGAAGACAACTGCAATCTGACATTATGGCATAAAGGCGGAGATACAGTACAAAAGCGTGATATCAAGGTGATTTTTTCAAAGGATGATGACAGAAATGTTTATTATTCTGATAATATCACCATTAACGGCGTTTCTGATTCCATGAATTTCATGCCTGGTGATTCTATGAAAATATCCACTGGAGTGGATATCAGAGGCTATGATGTACAGATGGTAGTTTCGAAGTCTGTAATTTATTTTGGGAGGGTTAAGAATTGAAAAATGATTGTGCAGTAGCTCCTGTTGTTGCCGGACTTTTAATTCTTGCAGTAATTGTTACTGTAATATCTGTTTATTTTACAACATATGTTC
The genomic region above belongs to Methanomicrobium antiquum and contains:
- a CDS encoding type II/IV secretion system ATPase subunit; this translates as MSDIILASEREKKPELKPDSKKDTESESCTRISEPKDKSDNSDFEYDFEFESAEPLDESLIKTSIESENLREYKKKPVSDTNNKKTNELFKSANDLRSKLFSGKEKDDNELKNKKTNRLKKAVSYKNFILKSGNKRELSDISDTKKKDIENDTSNIKKSALKNYLESISEITSVLNPKNQAVYPELKPHIFDYPPVPDIKDFKGETDDEILDRYWLKPPHSYAVIINDKDKNRKYLVFEPKISEKEHLILEETDAQLRSAILYDRNLQKEELKFDSEMILRIIKNLDPEITPNRTGIICYYLERNFQGYGKLDPLMHDEGIEDITCNGPDIPVFIFHRKYSNLPVNILFDANELNKFVLKIAQKADKQLSLTAPLVDAALPEGARAQITYTDVVSSKGSSFTIRKFKADPMTPVDLIDYGTYDAEILAFIWLCVENRKSAIVVGGTASGKTSMMNAFSLFIPHFAKIVSIEDTREIQMPHKNWLPMKTRESASESGKGNVDMFSLLKTALRQRPEYIIVGEVRGAEAQTLFQAMNTGHTTYSTLHAGGVEQAINRLTTNPINVPVAMFGALDLMIIQQLQYIGGRMVRRCITIDEVVAEKDQISYNVLYKWNPAKDNFRRVAKESRIINEIAYSHGWSIDETLRQVEIRKEILEGLLRHNIRNSDEITKVFDEFSKSGRYEFTE
- a CDS encoding type II secretion system F family protein, yielding MNLQNNFLISSLNTEEFQKSLKAAHIPVPAAEYLLLLILGTVLAGMNYILIVNFLILLEIEINPISFLPLQTTAVLLFFVLVLGIFLFAYMYPQTIATGRKTKIELELPYAITYMQALSTTMTLFSIFKSVAENKDLYGEVSEECGMIVRDVEYFGDDLLTAMRNLQEYTPSPNFSELLNDLAMVFKTGGSMTDFFASKSAHFRETAMQELENTLKTMEIMAEIYVTAFVAGPIAIMIMIVAQNLSGQSTIDLLEPLMYIGLPIGATAMIFLLYIMMPPDSLSVSKKEVAQAEYIDTNIEKDNPEIIDDKFLKNLQAKKQAIKIKSILRNPLRYYVSDYQYGLVFGMLLAFVVLLLHMNGFIAEIFPDYSFEAFICIMLIAFMLPITFAYEARNWYLKRFESQLPGFLREISDMKDMGMTLQSAIHIIAQSKIGVLTSEVKIASEEIKMGTSVSGALYKLEERIGLVSVKRAISLVIKASEITDHLREILAIAVGDLEHYLKMKNERFGVSFIYVAIIYLSYGIFLYSAYQLNVSFVESFKDFDINFNLAANISEMFHISIILGFFSGIMAGQLSSNNILAGLKHSMVFMAASLVLFAVIIQV
- a CDS encoding type IV pilin N-terminal domain-containing protein, whose amino-acid sequence is MKKRTNELNFLKRAEEGVSPVIGEMLMLSLVLILVSLFAVSAGQYIPQDREPSLTIMTTGNPEDNCNLTLWHKGGDTVQKRDIKVIFSKDDDRNVYYSDNITINGVSDSMNFMPGDSMKISTGVDIRGYDVQMVVSKSVIYFGRVKN